From the genome of Streptomyces sp. V1I1, one region includes:
- a CDS encoding glucarate dehydratase family protein: MEPAQDLTITDVRLTPILVADPPLLNTQGMHQPYTPRLIVEVVTAGGVTGVGETYGDTKYLDLAAPLADALPGCQVSDVNGLHRLAALVCGDSPEATGADAVDVGGLRGVQTADKLRLSVVSGFEVACLDALGKALGLPVHALLGGKVRDAVDYSAYLFYRWAGHPGGAGEPDDWGAAVDPAGIVTQARRFARDYGFASFKLKGGVFEPEEDIAAVRALAEAFPGQPLRLDPNGAWSVETSLRVAEELADVLEYLEDPASTTARMAEVAAGTDVPLATNMCVTTFAEIPEAFTRGAVQVVLSDHHYWGGLRNTRELAAICRTFGVGLSMHSNTHLGISLAAMTHVAAVVPNLDYACDSHYPWQTEDVITERLEFKDGRLAVSDLPGLGVELDRGRLARLHRRWLDDDGTMRDRDDAAAMRVAEPGWVAPRVPRW; encoded by the coding sequence ATGGAGCCGGCGCAGGACCTGACGATCACCGATGTGCGGCTCACCCCGATCCTCGTCGCCGACCCGCCGCTGCTCAACACGCAGGGCATGCACCAGCCGTACACCCCCCGCCTCATCGTCGAGGTGGTCACGGCGGGCGGCGTCACCGGCGTCGGCGAGACCTACGGCGACACCAAGTACCTTGATCTGGCGGCCCCGTTGGCGGACGCGCTGCCCGGCTGCCAGGTCAGCGATGTGAACGGGCTGCACCGGCTCGCGGCCCTGGTGTGCGGCGACTCGCCCGAGGCGACCGGCGCGGACGCCGTCGACGTCGGGGGGCTGCGTGGCGTGCAGACGGCGGACAAGCTGCGGCTCTCGGTCGTCTCCGGCTTCGAGGTCGCCTGCCTCGACGCGCTCGGCAAAGCACTCGGGCTGCCCGTGCACGCGCTGCTCGGCGGCAAGGTGCGCGACGCCGTCGACTACAGCGCGTATCTCTTCTACCGCTGGGCCGGACACCCTGGCGGGGCGGGGGAGCCCGACGACTGGGGCGCGGCGGTCGACCCGGCGGGCATCGTGACCCAGGCCAGGCGCTTCGCCCGCGACTACGGCTTCGCCTCCTTCAAGCTCAAGGGCGGTGTCTTCGAGCCGGAGGAGGACATCGCGGCGGTCCGCGCGCTGGCGGAGGCGTTCCCGGGGCAGCCGCTGCGGCTGGACCCCAACGGCGCGTGGTCGGTGGAGACTTCACTGCGGGTCGCGGAGGAGCTGGCCGACGTACTGGAGTATCTGGAGGACCCGGCGTCCACGACGGCCCGGATGGCGGAAGTCGCGGCGGGGACGGACGTGCCGCTGGCCACGAACATGTGCGTGACGACCTTCGCCGAGATACCGGAGGCCTTCACCCGGGGTGCCGTGCAGGTCGTCCTCTCCGACCACCACTATTGGGGCGGGCTGCGCAACACCCGTGAACTGGCCGCGATCTGCCGGACCTTCGGCGTCGGCCTGTCCATGCACTCCAACACCCACCTGGGCATCAGCCTCGCCGCGATGACCCACGTCGCCGCGGTCGTCCCCAACCTCGACTACGCCTGCGACAGCCACTACCCCTGGCAGACCGAGGACGTCATCACCGAGCGCCTCGAATTCAAGGACGGCCGGCTGGCTGTCTCCGATCTTCCGGGCCTCGGCGTCGAACTCGACCGCGGGCGGCTGGCCCGCCTCCACCGGCGCTGGCTCGACGACGACGGCACGATGCGTGACCGCGACGACGCCGCGGCGATGCGGGTCGCCGAGCCGG